Proteins from a genomic interval of Streptomyces sp. NBC_01445:
- a CDS encoding MMPL family transporter, producing MATFLYKLGRLSFRRRRYVALLWVLLLGGIGYASSAAPAPPADSFSMPGTDSQKAFDLLDERFPAASAEGATARVVIRAPEGEKITDPTAKAEVHQLVTALGKGPQVAGVADPYKANAVSKDGTTAYASVTYKVISTELTDKTHDALADATDKTRAEGFTVETGGDAVQAEQEMGGSAELIGIAVSAVVLVITFGSLIAAGLPLLTAIIGVGIGVSGIAALGSVLNLSGTTSTLAMMIGLAVGIDYALFIVSRYRAEIAEGREPEEAAGRATGTAGSAVVFAGLTVIVALAGLSVVNIPMLTKMGLAAAATVAIAVLIALTMIPALLGFAGKRALRRKDRKNLAKPAAAHSARDAKDARPNLGTRWARLVLRRPVTVLLIGVLGLGAVAIPATSLELGLPDEGTSAPDTTQRKAYDMLSESFGAGFNGPLMVTVDTGGAKDAAAAAKTVGTSLAKVDGVAAVTPASVNPAGDTAIITVVPTTGPSDHKTEELVKTIRSTASGLEADTDSDVLVTGQTAMTIDFSQTLNDALLPYLGLVVGLAFLLLMLVFRSVLVPLKAALGFLLSVAAALGAVVAVFQWGWLADIVGVDQPGPIMSMMPIFMIGVVFGLAMDYEVFLVTRMREAYVHGARPAEAVVTGFKHGGRVVGAAAIIMISVFSGFIMENNDMIKMMGFGLAIAVFFDAFVVRMAIVPAVLALLGKSAWWLPRWLDKILPNVDVEGEELHKTLAPSSSPAAEDERELEPVRG from the coding sequence GTGGCTACCTTCCTTTACAAACTAGGGCGCCTCTCCTTCAGGCGGCGCCGCTATGTGGCACTCCTGTGGGTGCTGCTCCTGGGCGGCATCGGATACGCGTCCTCGGCCGCGCCCGCGCCGCCCGCCGACTCGTTCTCCATGCCGGGCACGGACTCCCAGAAGGCCTTCGACCTGCTCGACGAGCGCTTCCCCGCCGCCAGCGCGGAGGGCGCGACCGCCCGCGTCGTCATCCGGGCGCCGGAGGGCGAGAAGATAACCGACCCCACCGCGAAGGCCGAGGTCCACCAGCTCGTCACAGCGCTCGGCAAGGGGCCGCAGGTCGCCGGCGTGGCCGACCCGTACAAGGCGAACGCCGTCAGCAAGGACGGCACCACCGCGTACGCGTCCGTCACCTACAAGGTGATCTCGACGGAGCTCACGGACAAGACGCACGACGCGCTGGCCGACGCCACCGACAAGACCCGCGCCGAGGGCTTCACGGTCGAGACGGGCGGTGACGCGGTCCAGGCCGAGCAGGAGATGGGCGGCTCCGCCGAGCTCATCGGCATCGCCGTCTCCGCGGTCGTCCTCGTCATCACCTTCGGCTCGCTGATCGCCGCCGGCCTTCCGCTGCTGACCGCCATCATCGGCGTCGGAATCGGTGTCTCCGGCATCGCCGCCCTGGGCAGCGTCCTCAACCTCTCCGGCACGACCTCGACACTGGCGATGATGATCGGGCTCGCGGTCGGGATCGACTACGCCCTCTTCATCGTCTCCCGCTACCGCGCCGAGATAGCCGAGGGCCGGGAACCGGAGGAAGCGGCGGGCCGGGCCACCGGCACCGCGGGCTCCGCCGTGGTCTTCGCCGGACTGACCGTCATCGTGGCTCTCGCGGGTCTGTCGGTCGTCAACATCCCCATGCTCACCAAGATGGGCCTCGCAGCGGCGGCCACGGTGGCCATCGCCGTACTCATCGCGCTGACCATGATCCCCGCGCTGCTCGGTTTCGCGGGCAAGCGCGCCCTGCGCCGCAAGGACCGTAAGAACCTCGCGAAGCCGGCCGCCGCGCACAGTGCCAGGGATGCCAAGGACGCCAGGCCCAACCTCGGCACCCGCTGGGCGCGCCTCGTGCTGCGCCGCCCCGTCACCGTGCTGCTGATCGGTGTACTCGGCCTGGGCGCGGTCGCCATCCCGGCGACGAGCCTGGAGCTCGGGCTGCCCGACGAGGGGACATCGGCGCCGGACACCACGCAGCGCAAGGCGTACGACATGCTGTCCGAGTCGTTCGGGGCGGGCTTCAACGGCCCGCTGATGGTCACCGTCGACACGGGCGGAGCCAAGGACGCTGCCGCCGCCGCCAAGACGGTGGGCACGTCCCTCGCCAAGGTCGACGGCGTCGCGGCGGTCACCCCCGCCTCGGTGAACCCGGCCGGTGACACGGCGATCATCACGGTCGTCCCGACCACCGGACCGAGCGACCACAAGACCGAGGAACTCGTCAAGACGATCAGGTCCACCGCGAGCGGCCTGGAGGCGGACACCGACTCCGACGTCCTGGTCACCGGGCAGACGGCGATGACCATCGACTTCTCCCAGACCCTCAACGACGCGCTCCTGCCCTACCTCGGTCTCGTCGTCGGGCTCGCCTTCCTGCTCCTGATGCTGGTCTTCCGCTCGGTTCTCGTCCCGCTGAAGGCGGCCCTCGGCTTCCTGCTGTCGGTCGCCGCGGCGCTCGGCGCCGTCGTCGCCGTGTTCCAGTGGGGCTGGCTCGCGGACATCGTCGGCGTCGACCAGCCGGGCCCCATCATGTCCATGATGCCGATCTTCATGATCGGCGTGGTGTTCGGCCTGGCGATGGACTACGAGGTGTTCCTCGTGACGCGGATGCGCGAGGCGTACGTCCATGGGGCGCGCCCCGCCGAGGCGGTCGTGACCGGCTTCAAGCACGGCGGCCGGGTCGTCGGCGCGGCGGCGATCATCATGATCAGCGTCTTCTCCGGGTTCATCATGGAGAACAACGACATGATCAAGATGATGGGCTTCGGGCTCGCCATCGCGGTGTTCTTCGACGCCTTCGTCGTCCGCATGGCGATCGTCCCGGCGGTCCTCGCCCTGCTCGGCAAGTCTGCCTGGTGGCTGCCCCGCTGGCTCGACAAGATCCTGCCCAACGTGGATGTCGAGGGCGAGGAGCTGCACAAGACCCTCGCCCCGTCGTCGTCACCGGCGGCCGAGGACGAGCGGGAGCTGGAGCCCGTACGCGGCTGA
- a CDS encoding GNAT family N-acetyltransferase, translated as MLTLTDIAEDPLVLTHRLRLRDGSRAVLRPLVHADVKRLADFLAGLSPESRRLSTFDGYDLAAARELCDAIARYDKLRLVLEDESSERIVGLFELSLALTASDIARYRVAGIPLTERTDCRFGPTLADAYQGSGVGSLVIPFVMEAVRRLERTRVILWGGVLADNARALRFYEKNGFQLVGPFTGPDGTPSLDMILHLPLHLPPRAA; from the coding sequence ATGCTCACACTCACCGACATCGCCGAGGACCCGCTCGTCCTGACGCACCGCCTGCGCCTGCGCGACGGTTCGCGAGCCGTGCTGCGCCCTCTCGTCCACGCCGACGTGAAGCGCCTGGCCGACTTCCTTGCGGGGCTGTCCCCGGAGTCGAGGCGGCTGAGCACATTCGACGGATACGACCTCGCGGCGGCCCGCGAACTGTGTGACGCGATCGCCCGTTACGACAAGCTGCGGCTGGTGCTCGAGGACGAGTCCTCGGAGCGGATCGTCGGCCTGTTCGAGCTGAGCCTCGCGCTCACCGCCTCCGACATCGCGCGCTACCGGGTCGCCGGAATCCCCCTCACCGAGCGGACCGACTGCCGCTTCGGCCCCACTCTGGCCGACGCGTATCAGGGCAGCGGGGTGGGCTCGCTCGTCATCCCGTTCGTCATGGAGGCCGTACGACGGCTCGAGCGGACGCGGGTCATCCTGTGGGGCGGCGTCCTCGCCGACAACGCGCGAGCACTGCGCTTCTACGAGAAGAACGGGTTCCAGCTCGTCGGCCCCTTCACCGGACCGGACGGCACGCCGTCGCTGGACATGATCCTTCACCTCCCCCTCCACCTACCGCCACGGGCCGCGTGA